In Anaerolineae bacterium, a single genomic region encodes these proteins:
- a CDS encoding pentapeptide repeat-containing protein, with translation MENKKFLQKIETMRGEGNPIDLHGVDLSQADLNGVDLSEINLTGATLSGAELMGANLMGANLSKANLSGAKLNGAKLNGANLSKANLSSAHLKWVDLSEANLDQADLSEVNLHKANLSETDLINANLRGADLNEADLSQANLMRANLSGANLSGANLNRCNLSVVDLSETNLSQADLSGSSLAWTTLNGADLNQTDLSGSNLNWATLNEVDLQEVDLSKAIYNDQTEWPDDFSDQSHGAILIQKPQ, from the coding sequence ATGGAAAATAAAAAATTTTTACAGAAAATTGAGACGATGCGCGGTGAAGGCAATCCAATAGATTTACATGGAGTCGATTTGAGTCAGGCCGATCTGAATGGCGTTGACCTGAGTGAAATCAACTTAACCGGGGCCACCCTGAGCGGAGCCGAACTGATGGGGGCCAACCTGATGGGGGCTAACTTAAGTAAGGCTAACCTGAGCGGGGCCAAATTGAATGGGGCCAAACTGAATGGGGCTAACTTGAGTAAGGCCAACCTGAGTAGCGCGCATTTAAAATGGGTTGACCTCAGTGAAGCGAACCTGGACCAGGCCGATTTGAGCGAAGTGAATTTGCACAAGGCCAATCTGAGCGAAACCGACTTAATAAACGCCAATCTGAGGGGGGCCGATCTGAATGAGGCTGATTTGAGCCAGGCCAATCTCATGCGAGCTAACCTGAGTGGGGCCAACTTGAGCGGAGCTAATTTGAACAGGTGTAACCTGAGCGTGGTTGACCTGAGTGAGACAAACTTGAGTCAGGCCGACTTGAGCGGCTCCAGCCTGGCCTGGACTACCCTGAATGGGGCAGACCTGAACCAGACCGATTTGAGCGGCTCCAATCTAAATTGGGCCACCTTAAACGAGGTTGATTTGCAGGAGGTTGATCTGAGTAAGGCCATCTACAATGACCAGACAGAATGGCCCGACGATTTCAGCGACCAAAGTCACGGGGCTATCCTCATCCAAAAACCTCAATAG
- a CDS encoding trimethylamine methyltransferase family protein, which yields MTFTPYLSPPEAARLHAASLAVLQHTGVKVEHQEAAELLLAAGASQDDEGRILIFPHMVEAALEKARASSEEIQLFTRDGEPSIILKHGQTSFGPGSDALEIRDMETGEFRAATLADVATNVTVADAVGFDFMMTMALPQDLEHLYPTVYAEMIRHTAKPTVATFASLEDVVQTYHLAAMVAGGEEQLREKPSIVAYIEPLSPLRMVEDVTDKLLFLAEREYPCLYAAGANSGATAPITSEGAVNQGNAEFLAGMVVATLKNEHARLVSGANSSAMDMRTFAVCYGAPEWARTVAMYAGLGQFYGLPNWGFAGGSDAVEPNFQAGMEAYESILLALQTGATLVHDMGYLKRGYLYDPRMLVLTQMMVERARKLLRPLDLTEESLAGPVIDDVARERGSADNYPAHPHTYQHFRQALWIPPKYFERGANLEKNLPDLLTDVVKDILANHQPAPLPATMVTKIEQYLASL from the coding sequence ATGACATTCACTCCCTATTTAAGCCCCCCAGAAGCGGCCAGGCTTCACGCCGCTTCGTTAGCCGTGCTGCAGCACACCGGCGTTAAAGTGGAACATCAGGAAGCGGCGGAGCTATTGCTGGCGGCCGGCGCAAGCCAGGATGATGAGGGTCGCATTTTAATCTTCCCGCACATGGTTGAGGCGGCGCTGGAAAAGGCGCGGGCCTCTTCGGAAGAGATACAACTCTTCACCAGAGATGGCGAGCCATCAATTATTTTAAAACATGGCCAAACAAGTTTTGGGCCGGGGTCGGATGCGCTGGAAATCAGAGATATGGAGACAGGCGAATTTAGAGCCGCAACCCTGGCCGACGTGGCCACAAATGTTACCGTGGCCGACGCCGTAGGTTTTGATTTTATGATGACCATGGCCCTGCCACAAGACCTTGAGCACCTTTATCCTACCGTGTACGCTGAAATGATCCGGCATACGGCCAAACCCACGGTGGCCACTTTTGCCTCGCTTGAAGACGTGGTCCAAACCTATCACCTGGCGGCCATGGTGGCCGGCGGCGAAGAGCAATTGAGAGAAAAACCAAGTATTGTGGCTTATATCGAACCGCTTTCCCCCCTGCGGATGGTTGAGGATGTGACGGATAAATTGTTGTTTTTGGCGGAAAGGGAATATCCCTGCCTGTATGCCGCCGGCGCAAACAGCGGGGCTACCGCGCCCATCACCAGCGAAGGGGCGGTCAATCAGGGCAATGCGGAATTTTTGGCGGGCATGGTGGTGGCCACGCTTAAAAACGAACACGCCCGGTTAGTGAGCGGGGCCAATTCTTCCGCTATGGATATGCGCACGTTTGCCGTGTGTTACGGCGCGCCGGAATGGGCGCGCACGGTGGCTATGTACGCCGGGCTGGGCCAATTTTACGGTTTACCCAATTGGGGCTTTGCCGGGGGCAGCGATGCGGTTGAACCCAATTTTCAGGCGGGGATGGAAGCTTATGAAAGCATCTTGCTGGCCCTGCAAACAGGCGCAACTCTGGTTCATGATATGGGCTATCTAAAACGGGGCTACCTGTACGACCCGCGCATGCTGGTTTTAACCCAAATGATGGTGGAGCGGGCCAGAAAGTTGCTCAGGCCGCTTGACCTCACCGAAGAGAGTCTGGCCGGGCCGGTGATTGATGATGTCGCCAGAGAAAGGGGCAGCGCGGATAATTACCCGGCTCACCCGCATACCTATCAGCATTTCCGGCAGGCTTTGTGGATACCGCCAAAATATTTTGAACGAGGGGCTAATCTTGAAAAAAACTTACCTGATTTATTAACCGATGTGGTCAAAGATATTTTAGCCAATCACCAGCCTGCGCCGCTCCCGGCGACAATGGTAACTAAGATAGAGCAGTACCTGGCCTCACTCTAG
- a CDS encoding trimethylamine methyltransferase family protein, whose product MIFTPHLTQKEAAKIHAASLKVLARTGVKVDHEEAIALLLDAGASKDDEGRLLIPALMVEEALEKARASSAKIQLFTRDGEPAILLKNGETYFGPGSDALEIRDLDTGEFRAATLADVAANVTIADALGFDFMMSMALPRDIDHVYPTVYFYMIRHTRKPTVVTFASFKALTQTYHIAALVAGGEKCLRQKPTLLGYVDPISPLYLDREGTTKLLFLAEKGYPCLFAAGANCGATAPITIEGAVNQGNAEFLAGLVVATLKNEGARLVSGANSSAMDMRTSAVCYGAPEWARTVALYAGLGKFYNLPSWGFAGGSDAVEPNFQAGLEAYESILLALQTESTLVHDMGYLKRGYLYDARMLVLSQMMVERARSLLKSFDLTEEGLAGRVINDVAREKDGVDNYPAHPHTYQHFSHVLWAAPKYFERGLDHERDLPDLLTDEVKEILANHTPAPLSPAMTAQIERYLASL is encoded by the coding sequence ATGATATTCACCCCTCATTTAACGCAAAAAGAGGCCGCAAAAATTCATGCCGCTTCGTTAAAGGTTTTGGCCCGCACGGGGGTTAAGGTAGACCATGAAGAAGCCATCGCCCTGTTGCTGGACGCCGGCGCAAGCAAAGATGATGAGGGTCGTCTGCTTATCCCCGCCTTGATGGTTGAGGAAGCGTTGGAAAAAGCGCGGGCATCGTCGGCAAAGATTCAACTGTTTACGCGGGATGGCGAACCGGCGATTTTGTTAAAAAATGGAGAAACCTATTTTGGGCCGGGGTCGGATGCGCTGGAAATTAGAGACCTTGATACCGGCGAATTTAGAGCCGCAACGCTGGCCGACGTGGCCGCCAATGTCACCATCGCCGATGCCCTGGGTTTTGATTTTATGATGAGCATGGCCCTGCCCAGGGATATTGACCACGTTTACCCCACCGTGTATTTTTACATGATCCGGCATACCCGTAAACCCACCGTGGTCACGTTTGCTTCGTTTAAAGCCCTGACCCAAACCTACCACATCGCCGCGCTGGTGGCCGGGGGCGAAAAATGCCTGCGCCAAAAACCAACTCTCCTGGGATACGTTGACCCCATCTCTCCCCTCTATCTGGATAGAGAGGGCACCACCAAATTGCTATTTTTGGCGGAAAAGGGGTATCCCTGCCTGTTTGCCGCCGGCGCCAATTGCGGCGCCACCGCGCCCATCACCATCGAAGGGGCGGTCAATCAGGGCAACGCGGAATTTTTGGCAGGCCTGGTGGTAGCCACCTTAAAGAATGAGGGGGCGCGGTTGGTCAGTGGGGCCAATTCTTCGGCCATGGATATGCGGACGTCGGCGGTGTGTTACGGCGCGCCGGAATGGGCGCGCACGGTGGCCCTGTATGCCGGGTTGGGGAAATTTTATAATTTGCCCAGTTGGGGCTTTGCCGGGGGCAGCGACGCGGTTGAACCCAATTTTCAGGCCGGGCTGGAAGCCTATGAAAGCATCCTGCTGGCCCTGCAAACAGAGTCGACCCTGGTACACGATATGGGCTATCTAAAACGGGGTTATCTTTATGACGCCCGGATGCTGGTTTTAAGCCAAATGATGGTTGAGCGGGCCAGAAGCTTGCTCAAGTCGTTCGATTTGACCGAAGAGGGTTTGGCCGGACGGGTCATTAATGATGTAGCCAGAGAAAAGGACGGCGTGGATAACTATCCGGCCCATCCCCACACCTATCAGCATTTTAGCCATGTTTTGTGGGCTGCGCCAAAATATTTTGAACGAGGGCTTGACCATGAAAGAGATTTACCGGATTTGTTAACCGATGAGGTAAAAGAGATATTGGCCAATCATACGCCCGCGCCCCTCTCTCCCGCGATGACGGCACAAATAGAGCGATACCTTGCTTCCCTATAA
- a CDS encoding IclR family transcriptional regulator — MSSLPKQSPHATIQSVQRALAILRCFTREDTELGVTHISKQLALHKSTVSRLLSTLEQEGFVEKNPVTEKYRLGLQLVTLAGIALEQIDLREVAAPYLSQLAEVTQETVNIVVLSGNECMNIDGAASPRPIRYVGRIGRRTPCHCTAAGKVLLAYLPPEAQQQILPNPLTRFTDKTIIDFDVLRQALAKIYAQGYAITHEEHQTDLSAVAAPIFDHSERVVAAVTVSGPTYRIGPGKIEPLIAPVQQIANEISARLGSVAR, encoded by the coding sequence GTGTCGTCTCTACCCAAACAATCCCCTCACGCTACTATTCAATCGGTGCAGCGCGCCCTGGCTATTCTGCGGTGCTTTACCAGGGAGGATACGGAATTGGGCGTGACGCATATCAGCAAACAACTGGCCCTGCACAAGAGCACGGTCTCCCGGCTGCTTTCAACCCTGGAGCAAGAAGGGTTTGTGGAAAAAAATCCCGTAACTGAAAAATACCGTTTGGGGTTGCAGTTGGTCACGCTGGCCGGCATTGCGCTGGAGCAGATTGACCTGCGAGAGGTGGCCGCGCCCTATTTGAGCCAATTGGCCGAAGTAACCCAGGAGACGGTCAACATTGTAGTATTGAGCGGCAATGAGTGTATGAACATTGATGGCGCTGCCAGCCCCAGACCCATCCGTTACGTAGGCCGGATTGGCCGCCGCACGCCGTGCCATTGTACAGCAGCCGGTAAGGTTTTGCTGGCCTATTTGCCCCCCGAAGCGCAACAACAAATTTTACCAAATCCGTTAACCCGCTTTACCGACAAGACGATTATTGATTTTGACGTGTTGAGGCAAGCCCTGGCAAAAATTTACGCGCAAGGTTACGCGATAACCCACGAGGAGCATCAAACCGACCTGAGCGCGGTAGCTGCGCCCATTTTTGACCACAGCGAGCGAGTTGTGGCCGCGGTAACGGTATCCGGCCCCACCTATCGCATTGGGCCGGGTAAAATTGAACCGCTAATAGCGCCGGTGCAACAAATTGCCAACGAAATCTCGGCCAGGTTGGGCAGTGTTGCCCGCTGA
- a CDS encoding molybdopterin-dependent oxidoreductase codes for MQQQATISKKISNAKQVQIVPGMCGICPAGCGVNIHLVDGRIERLSPLKNHPQGIVCPRGMRAGEIVYSKDRLLYPQRRNKTRRNFERITWGEAYTQIVDNLQQIARKYGPEAICIYTGRGNFEFGLNEMFAPNGTAESSANAVLFPFGSPNTTGVGSLCYASYGMLASRACFGDYIRNVEEDIDHADLILVWGENPATDSPPINVRRIRMAQKRGARVIVIDHRRSESARALDAEWVGVRPGTDGALALGVIHVLLKKNLYDHHFVESWTHGFDALRAYVQNFSPARVEQITGVPAERMVDLAVALAQAQGCSILTYSGLEYSNSGVQAIRALWILQALAGHLDVPGGKLFKMRNRLQLNRLLTDPPSPEDAPKPIGADEYPLYYETRQEAHAALLPRAILENKPYPLRALIISGASLITSWPNPDLWRQALAALDFLVVINRFPTADGLYAHLLLPATTMFEMESVMIYDGYLQLRQRVIEPLGEARNDYLIFAELAQRLGYGDRWPQTETEMVEYMLRNTGVTLAQLRAHPEGISYPRPLMTYRKYETGQLRDDGRPGFNTPTGKFEITSEWLRQHGYEPLPVYTEPVEGPLAAPALAQHYPLVFNSGARTQFAFRSQHHNIPSLVARQPEPLVHLHRQDAQKRGIADGDEVFVISPRGRVTFRARVTEDIVPGVVEANMGGGGPLGPLAWQQANVNELTDFDNRDPLSGFPVYKALLCDVVKVETTR; via the coding sequence ATGCAACAACAAGCAACAATTTCTAAAAAAATCTCAAATGCTAAACAAGTTCAAATTGTGCCCGGCATGTGCGGCATTTGCCCGGCGGGCTGTGGCGTTAATATCCACCTGGTGGATGGTCGAATTGAACGCCTATCGCCATTAAAAAATCATCCCCAGGGCATTGTTTGCCCGCGCGGGATGCGGGCCGGGGAAATTGTTTATTCCAAAGATAGACTGCTCTACCCGCAGCGACGAAACAAAACGCGCCGTAACTTTGAGCGTATCACCTGGGGCGAGGCGTATACGCAGATTGTTGATAACCTGCAACAAATTGCCCGGAAATACGGGCCGGAGGCTATTTGCATTTACACGGGCCGGGGTAATTTTGAATTTGGCCTTAACGAAATGTTTGCCCCCAACGGCACCGCCGAGTCGTCGGCCAATGCGGTGCTGTTTCCCTTTGGCTCGCCCAATACCACCGGGGTGGGGTCGTTGTGTTACGCCTCGTATGGCATGCTGGCGTCGCGGGCCTGTTTTGGCGATTACATCCGCAACGTTGAAGAAGATATTGACCACGCCGATTTAATTTTGGTGTGGGGCGAAAATCCGGCCACCGACTCCCCGCCCATTAACGTGCGCCGCATCAGAATGGCCCAAAAACGAGGGGCGCGCGTGATTGTGATTGACCATCGCCGCAGCGAATCAGCCCGGGCGCTTGATGCGGAATGGGTCGGCGTCCGGCCGGGCACCGACGGCGCGCTGGCCCTGGGGGTCATCCACGTTTTGCTCAAAAAAAATCTTTACGACCATCACTTTGTTGAAAGCTGGACCCACGGCTTTGACGCGCTGCGGGCCTATGTGCAAAATTTTAGCCCGGCACGGGTCGAACAGATTACCGGCGTTCCGGCCGAGCGTATGGTTGATTTAGCCGTAGCCCTGGCGCAGGCGCAAGGCTGTTCTATTTTAACCTACAGCGGGCTGGAGTATTCCAACAGTGGGGTGCAGGCCATTCGCGCCCTGTGGATTTTGCAGGCCCTGGCCGGCCATCTGGACGTGCCCGGCGGCAAATTATTCAAAATGCGTAACCGCTTGCAGCTTAATCGTTTGCTAACCGATCCGCCTTCGCCGGAAGATGCGCCCAAGCCCATTGGGGCCGACGAGTATCCCCTTTACTACGAAACCCGCCAGGAAGCCCACGCCGCCCTGCTGCCCCGGGCCATCCTGGAAAACAAACCTTATCCCCTGCGGGCGCTGATTATCAGTGGCGCTTCGTTGATTACCTCGTGGCCCAATCCCGACTTGTGGCGGCAAGCCCTGGCCGCGCTTGACTTTCTGGTGGTCATCAACCGCTTCCCCACCGCCGATGGATTGTATGCTCACCTGCTGCTGCCCGCGACCACTATGTTTGAAATGGAATCGGTGATGATTTATGACGGCTACCTCCAACTGCGCCAGCGAGTCATTGAACCGCTGGGCGAGGCCCGGAATGATTATCTCATTTTCGCAGAGTTGGCCCAACGCCTGGGTTATGGCGACCGCTGGCCCCAAACCGAAACAGAAATGGTAGAATATATGCTGCGCAATACCGGGGTCACTCTGGCTCAACTTCGCGCCCACCCGGAAGGCATATCCTATCCTCGTCCGCTAATGACCTATCGCAAGTATGAAACCGGCCAGCTCCGCGACGACGGCCGGCCCGGTTTTAATACACCCACCGGAAAGTTTGAAATAACTTCCGAATGGTTGCGCCAACACGGCTACGAGCCGCTGCCGGTCTACACCGAGCCGGTTGAAGGGCCGCTGGCAGCCCCGGCCCTGGCCCAACACTATCCCCTGGTTTTTAACTCCGGGGCGCGCACGCAATTTGCCTTCCGCTCGCAACATCACAACATTCCCTCGCTGGTGGCCCGGCAACCGGAACCGCTGGTCCACCTTCACCGGCAGGACGCCCAAAAACGCGGCATTGCCGATGGAGATGAAGTATTTGTCATTTCGCCGCGCGGCCGGGTGACGTTTCGCGCCCGCGTTACCGAAGACATTGTACCGGGCGTGGTGGAAGCGAACATGGGCGGAGGCGGCCCGCTGGGGCCGCTGGCCTGGCAACAGGCCAACGTCAATGAGTTGACCGATTTTGACAATCGCGACCCTCTCTCCGGCTTTCCGGTGTACAAAGCCCTGTTGTGTGATGTTGTCAAAGTTGAGACCACGAGGTAA